The Nakaseomyces glabratus chromosome B, complete sequence genome includes the window AAACCGATTTGCTCAGATGATCAATTATGAGGTTTGTGTTATATGCTCTATAGCAGTTGTAATCAATGCATTATTAAATATACATAATCTCTGGTTACTTTattctctctttcttttctttgaatcTTTGTCGCCTTTGTCTTCATTACTTGTCCTCTTTTTCGTGGATTTGTGGCTACTTTTATATTCATCTTCCTTAGGAGCTATATAATCTTTCCTTCTTTCCTCATCCTTCAAAATTTGCTTCTCGGCTTGCTTTTCTCTTTGCTCATGTagttttttgatttctttttctttcttactCAAGAAATACTCACCGCTTTCAATTTGTAGATCAACCTTTCTAGGTAGTTGTGCAGGTGGGAATGGAGTGTATACCTTCTTTTCTGCCTTAACTTTACTTGGTTTCTTTCTTGCaacatttcttttcttgaacATGGGCAAAAATCTGGACCAATCCTCGTTAGCGAGTTCCGGTCTCTTTGCTAATTCTCTTTTGATCATTAGTTCTTTGATGTGATAAATTGGATGGACATTTTTCATGCAATCTAGTACAACTCTAcgtatttctttcaaaccTTTGTATGGACCCATAGCACTGACTGTATTACCTTGAACTAGAATATAGCATTTTGTCAACAATTCAAGTGCTTTTAAAGTGTTACCATTAGGCCCCACCAGTCTCTGTCTTCTCTTCACAAATCTGTCTTTGTTAGCAACTGTATTACCAATCTTGATAACATCGCAGGCTATGTCATCTTGAAGGATCTTCACAGCCTGTGGAAATGGCACTGATCTTGCCAGAAGTTTTATCAGATCCCTGGCCTTTAGAATTATTGCTGGATCAAAAGTCTTTCTTGTGGTTTTAACAGTCATAGAACCTTCAACTAAATCTAATGTACATCCAATGTGGTGCTTATCCAATGCTCTGGTAACATCATTCCATATGCTCTTCAAATATGCTTCTCTGTATTTGGGGAACAAGGTCATAAAGCTTGATTCTTCAGCAAATGGTTGTCCAGACTTGTTGTCTTCTGGCTTGAACTCTTCAATCTTCCATTTATCGATATCCTCAGTATCCCATGGTTTATCCTTATTGTATGTTGAGACCATTGTTTTAGTCACTCTATTTCACACTTTTTGAATAAGTAAATATAACCTGATAATAATAGCACAGTATAATAGAAACTGGAATCTTAAAGACAAAGATAttccaataatatatttctaATACTTAATGTGATAATTATGGTTATGATCAATAGCACAGACAGATATTCAGgactataatattattaaaaaaatcgatgagcttgGAAAAATTTTCGTCACTTTGAAATTTTCCACGTTCAAGGTCCTCGAGAAATCCGCAGGAAGGTAATAGAAGCGATGAGTTAGCGATgtagaaaatgaaaaaaaaaaatcaagatTATGCTATTGAAAATCtaattaaaagaaatttatgcgatgagcataAGGATGTACATTTGTAATGTGTTTAATATTTAGGTAGAGTGACACGTTTAATAAGCTGAAACACATCAGTAATTAGcaatatattgttatttCAAGTCGGCTAGTGAATAGATTGGTATATTGGTTTGTTGAAAGTTAAGCAATAATGAGCAAGAAACAAAGCACTAAAACATCGAAGACAAGTAAAACATTTAGTTCGAGATCAAAGAGCTCTGTACCGAAAAAGACTGGTGTTAATAAAATCAGTGCAtctgaaagaaagaaatctAAAATATTGACTGCTAGACTCAACAAGGATGCAGATGTTGCTGAATTAAAGATAATTCAGGAACTGAATGATAACAAAATTGCTGAAGAGCCTAAGAAAAGGCAAACAGCTTTAGATATGAACTGTTTAGTCAAAGACCAAAAGAGAGACAAGAAAGTACGAGAacatattgaaaaaataaactctGAAACAAATTCAGACATGTTAAAACAACTAGAATTGATGTCAGGTTTTTCTCTGTGACTGATACGCTTACTTGATGGCCTATGGACCTAACAATTAATTTGTGATGGATCTCAATAACGTCTGGGCTTCAGCATAGGCATTTTCTATTAATACCGGATTCGTAGAAGTAaaatttattctttgtgTTTAGTCTAATTACATAGATAGtttgaatataaaaattataatattgatTAAATGCTGTTATCGAAGTGTATCACAAGCTGATGGATACCTCAATTTACTGTCCCGTAACGATAAATATGGATAGCTGGTGGTTACAAGTTGGAAAAGAACACGATGTCAATATAGGTATTTTCTGCACATTAGATCCAAGTTGCCGCTGGCTAGATAGCCGGGATTAGCTATCATGCAAAGTAACTCATGATCAGTAGAAGAAACTATTATACTATCATCGTTGGTCATGTCCCGAGTACAGGTGCCCTTTACTTTTGTCTTAAACCTTCACTGATCTCAAACCTGCAGTAGAACGGAAGATAGCATCACCTTCAGAATAGCCTCTACCTGCACCGAAGCCTACACCAAGCCATACTGGGAAGCTGCGACGCTTAAAGAAAAGCACAGAAGTAACAACACCTACTCCAAAGCCTAGGCCCATTTTAACAATCATATTAGATAAGACAACATCCCATTTGTCATTTAGAATGGATCTTACAGGTGTGTAGTCAACAGTCTTTGCTTTTGTTTCCTCTTTGTTTGACATGTTTAGTATAATATTGATTGTAGTGACAGAGTTATTAAATAGCGATGGATCTCGTTAGCTTATACTTAGGACTAAATCGGCAGGAATCAGTAGACAGTTATTATGCCGGTTGAAACAGTTGCCAAAATGGAAATGAAATGAATAATTGACAGTATTAACAGTTTTCGAATTAGCTTCAGTAATCAGATATGTATTTCAACAGGttaagaaaatagaaatgaaTACAAAAAGCCTGGGAACTATTAAATTTTACAATTAGAAGCTGAATGCAAAGGTAGTCTATAATGAAAGGGTTTTGTTCAGAGaagaaatatcaaagatgattttacattttcattCCAAAGTCCAATTAGTTTGAGCCTTACTTCAACAGTCATTCGCTGGTGACGATATCCAATCCTCGACTTCGTCGAAAAGTCTTGCATGGTAAGTACTATCATCCATACAGTTGTGGAGTATAGAGAGCTACAAATGATTCACAGCTTACTACG containing:
- the KRR1 gene encoding ribosome biosynthesis protein KRR1 (CAGL0B00352g~Ortholog(s) have role in endonucleolytic cleavage in ITS1 to separate SSU-rRNA from 5.8S rRNA and LSU-rRNA from tricistronic rRNA transcript (SSU-rRNA, 5.8S rRNA, LSU-rRNA)), yielding MVSTYNKDKPWDTEDIDKWKIEEFKPEDNKSGQPFAEESSFMTLFPKYREAYLKSIWNDVTRALDKHHIGCTLDLVEGSMTVKTTRKTFDPAIILKARDLIKLLARSVPFPQAVKILQDDIACDVIKIGNTVANKDRFVKRRQRLVGPNGNTLKALELLTKCYILVQGNTVSAMGPYKGLKEIRRVVLDCMKNVHPIYHIKELMIKRELAKRPELANEDWSRFLPMFKKRNVARKKPSKVKAEKKVYTPFPPAQLPRKVDLQIESGEYFLSKKEKEIKKLHEQREKQAEKQILKDEERRKDYIAPKEDEYKSSHKSTKKRTSNEDKGDKDSKKRKRE
- the ADF1 gene encoding Adf1p (CAGL0B00374g~Ortholog(s) have RNA polymerase II regulatory region DNA binding activity), whose amino-acid sequence is MSKKQSTKTSKTSKTFSSRSKSSVPKKTGVNKISASERKKSKILTARLNKDADVAELKIIQELNDNKIAEEPKKRQTALDMNCLVKDQKRDKKVREHIEKINSETNSDMLKQLELMSGFSL
- the MIC10 gene encoding Mic10p (CAGL0B00396g~Ortholog(s) have role in cristae formation and MICOS complex, mitochondrial crista junction localization) yields the protein MSNKEETKAKTVDYTPVRSILNDKWDVVLSNMIVKMGLGFGVGVVTSVLFFKRRSFPVWLGVGFGAGRGYSEGDAIFRSTAGLRSVKV